From a single Brassica oleracea var. oleracea cultivar TO1000 unplaced genomic scaffold, BOL UnpScaffold00640, whole genome shotgun sequence genomic region:
- the LOC106319846 gene encoding uncharacterized protein LOC106319846, with amino-acid sequence MDEISFTAKEQEKVLTPHHNALVISLTVANCLNGGRPLDSSPNGEISYTLGHKGDQTRSGIFSFLLSDHSEGKDQGLIAVTEKTSGSSNRGTESRGNGRGAINRRRSDPTSLDRLQANQRIEKKTDRLPQNPKDFQWTGECESALQELKSYLTTPPLLSKPLLGEVLLLYLAVSEHAVSTILVREEENKQLPIYYRSKALLDAEARYSHLEKLALALIVATCYLRPYFHAHPIVVVTSFPVKLVLHKPEVSGRLAKWALELGEYDEVRLRGEGMEVGEWILHTDGSSNSRGAGVRIVLTSPIGNTASRAVRCNYKATNNESEYEALIAGLTLAHLMGAENIQVFGDS; translated from the exons ATGGACGAGATAagcttcacggccaaggagcaggaaAAAGTCCTCACTCCTCATCACAACGCCCTGGTTATCTCGCTCACTGTAGCGAACTGTCTG AATGGGGGCCGTCCCCtcgactcttcaccaaatggtgaaATTTCATACACTCTGGGGCATAAAGGCGATCAGACGAGATCAGGAATATTCTCATTCCTGCTATCAGACCActctgaagggaaagaccaaggtctaaTAGCAGTTACAGAGAAAACCTCCGGCTCGTCAAACCGTGGAACCGAAAGTAGAGGAAATGGACGAGGTGCCATTAATCGAAGGAGATCAGACCCGACATCTCTAGATCGGCTCCAAGCTAACCAAAGGATTGAGAAGAAGACtgatagacttcctcag AATCCGAAGGATTTCCAGTGGACGGGAGAATGCGAATCCGCTCTCCAAGAGCTAAAATcgtatctcaccactcctcctctcctgtCCAAGCCATTACTCGGTGAAgtcctgctgctatatctagcagtctcTGAACACGCCGTGAGCACCATCTTAGTTCGCGAGGAGGAAAacaagcagctaccaatctattACAGAAGCAAGGCTCTCCTAGACGCGGAGGCCCGCTATAGCCACCTAGAAAAGCTTGCCTTAGCTTTGATAGTCGCCACTTGCTACCTCCGACCCTACTTCCATGCTCATCCAATCGTGGTTGTTACCTCCTTCCCTGTAAAGTTGGTCCTCCATAAACCAGAAGTCTCCGGACGCCTAGCCAAATGGGCCTTGGAACTAGGGGAGTACGAT GAGGTACGCCTCCGAGGCGAAGGTATGGAAGTGGGAGAATGGATCCTACACACTGATGGATCTAGCAACAGCAGAGGAGCTGGAGTAAGgatagtgcttacctcgccaATAGGGAACACAGCCTCAAGAGCCGTGAGATGCAACTacaaagcaaccaacaacgaaagcgagtaTGAGGCCCTAATCGCAGGCCTAACCCTTGCCCATCTAATGGGGGCAGAGAACATCCAGGTCTTCGGCGACTCCTAG